One segment of Pontibacter akesuensis DNA contains the following:
- a CDS encoding synaptic vesicle VAT-1 family membrane protein yields the protein MIERQVFRMPKAGSINDLTQEREDLEAPGPDEVCVQVQAIGLNFADIFAMQGLYSATPKGAFIPGLEFSGVIIAVGDAVAEVKVGDRVMGVTKFGGYVSHLNINHRYVIPLPDRWSFEEGAGFLVQGLTAYYALTTLGNLQQGMTVLIHSAAGGVGLLANRICKKYNAYTIGTVGRPEKVAFLHQEEAYDAVILRDSGFADKLQAALADRPLHLIMECIGGRVLAQGWKALAPMGRMVVYGNASFASHGARPNYPRLLWQFLRRPKIDPLRLPTENKSLMGFNLIYLYEQTDMMHQLLGELQALQLRPQHVGQVFPFEAMPEAIRLFQRGKTVGKVVVQTRTSE from the coding sequence ATGATTGAACGCCAGGTGTTCCGCATGCCCAAAGCCGGCTCCATTAATGATCTGACACAAGAACGAGAGGATCTTGAGGCGCCCGGACCTGATGAAGTATGCGTGCAGGTGCAGGCTATCGGACTGAACTTTGCAGATATCTTTGCTATGCAGGGGTTGTACAGCGCCACTCCAAAAGGCGCCTTTATACCAGGCCTTGAATTTTCAGGAGTTATAATCGCCGTAGGAGATGCGGTGGCAGAAGTGAAGGTGGGCGACAGGGTGATGGGCGTCACGAAGTTCGGAGGCTATGTATCGCACCTCAACATCAACCACCGCTACGTTATTCCGCTGCCGGACCGCTGGAGCTTTGAGGAAGGGGCCGGGTTCCTGGTACAGGGGCTCACCGCCTATTATGCCCTCACCACCTTAGGCAATTTGCAGCAAGGCATGACGGTGCTGATCCACAGTGCGGCAGGAGGCGTCGGGCTGCTGGCCAACCGTATCTGCAAAAAGTATAATGCCTATACCATCGGCACCGTTGGCAGACCGGAAAAAGTAGCGTTTCTGCACCAGGAAGAGGCGTACGACGCGGTAATTCTCCGCGACAGCGGATTTGCTGATAAGCTGCAAGCGGCACTGGCAGATCGGCCGCTTCACCTGATCATGGAATGCATTGGTGGCAGGGTGCTGGCGCAAGGGTGGAAAGCCCTGGCACCGATGGGCCGGATGGTGGTATATGGCAATGCCAGTTTTGCCAGCCACGGGGCAAGGCCAAACTACCCGCGGCTCCTCTGGCAGTTCCTCCGGCGTCCTAAAATTGATCCGCTGCGCCTGCCCACCGAGAACAAGTCTTTGATGGGCTTTAACCTGATCTACCTATACGAACAGACGGATATGATGCACCAGTTGCTCGGCGAGCTACAGGCACTGCAGCTTAGGCCGCAGCATGTGGGGCAGGTTTTCCCTTTCGAGGCCATGCCTGAAGCCATACGGCTTTTCCAACGTGGCAAAACAGTAGGCAAGGTGGTGGTGCAGACACGTACTTCTGAATAA